The nucleotide sequence TTGGAAATCGGCACCTACACGATCCATCTTGTTGACATATGCAATCCGCGGAACATTGTATTTGTCTGCCTGACGCCATACAGTCTCTGATTGAGGTTCAACTCCACCTACAGAACAGAATACCGCAACCGCGCCGTCAAGAACTCTCAAAGAACGTTCTACTTCTACAGTGAAGTCCACATGCCCGGGCGTATCGATTACGTTAATACAATGATCGCGCCAAAAAGCGGTTGTCGCGGCGGAAGTAATTGTGATTCCGCGCTCCCGCTCCTGCACCATCCAGTCCATGGTCGCAGCTCCATCGTGTACTTCACCAATCTTGTGAACCTTCCCGGTGTAAAAGAGGATTCTTTCAGTGGTAGTAGTTTTCCCTGCGTCAATGTGTGCCATGATCCCAATGTTGCGTGTTCTTTCTATACTAAACTCTCTTCCCACTTAATTCTCCCCCTAGCCGAGTCTAGTTACCACCGGTAATGGGCAAAGGCTTTGTTTGCTTCTGCCATCCGATGCGTATCTTCTTTCTTTTTAACTGATGCACCTTGATTGTTGGCTGCATCTAAAAATTCTCCAGCCAACCGCTCAACCATGGTGTGCTCACCACGATCACGTGCATATGATACTATCCAACGTATAGCCAACGCAACCCGGCGTTCAGAACGAACCTCAACCGGCACCTGGTAAGTGGCACCACCGACTCTGCGTGGCTTTACTTCTAATACAGGCATAACATTTTCCATTGCCTGATCCAAAACTTCTAAAGCATCCCTTCCGGTTTTTTCAGCCATCATTTCTAACGCTCCATACATGATGGACTCTGCGAGACCGCGTTTGCCATCAATCATCA is from Bacillota bacterium and encodes:
- the rpsG gene encoding 30S ribosomal protein S7: MPRKGAAPKRDVLADPVYNSKLVSKFINALMIDGKRGLAESIMYGALEMMAEKTGRDALEVLDQAMENVMPVLEVKPRRVGGATYQVPVEVRSERRVALAIRWIVSYARDRGEHTMVERLAGEFLDAANNQGASVKKKEDTHRMAEANKAFAHYRW